One Terriglobales bacterium DNA window includes the following coding sequences:
- a CDS encoding molybdopterin-binding protein, whose product TGVAERDVTPEATRAVCDRLVDGIAERMRAEGAKKTPLAALSRGLCGTRGRSLVLNLPGSPGGATESLAAVIDLLPHALELLRGKTAHAKSRS is encoded by the coding sequence ACCGGCGTCGCTGAGCGCGATGTCACCCCGGAGGCTACACGCGCGGTCTGCGACCGCCTGGTGGACGGTATCGCTGAGCGCATGCGTGCTGAAGGCGCGAAGAAAACTCCGCTGGCGGCCCTCAGCCGCGGCCTTTGCGGCACCCGGGGACGCAGCCTGGTATTGAACCTGCCGGGCAGCCCGGGCGGAGCGACCGAATCGCTGGCTGCAGTCATCGATCTGCTGCCGCACGCGCTGGAGCTGCTGCGGGGCAAGACGGCGCACGCCAAGTCGCGCTCCTGA
- a CDS encoding VTT domain-containing protein: MHWLKHFLSRYTAWVWGVLKPLGAWGVFGIAFVDAAFMGIPMDPVVAGYVYSDQAHFWMYILMASAGSALGSLPLYVIGYKGGELLLAKRISKDRMEKMRDRFEKQEFFALMIPSMLPPPTPFKLFVLSAGVFEMHVTAFLGAIFLGRVLRFGILSALVLAFGPHVVSLVGRMAREHLPVTIAIGVAAIVLIYVLYRLLRAPVVEMEHELEQAEK, encoded by the coding sequence ATGCACTGGTTGAAGCATTTTCTTTCCCGCTACACCGCCTGGGTCTGGGGTGTGCTCAAGCCGCTGGGGGCGTGGGGTGTCTTCGGCATCGCCTTCGTGGACGCCGCCTTCATGGGCATCCCGATGGATCCCGTGGTCGCCGGCTACGTCTATTCGGACCAGGCGCACTTCTGGATGTACATCCTGATGGCGTCGGCGGGCTCGGCGCTGGGCAGCTTGCCGCTCTACGTCATCGGATACAAGGGCGGAGAGCTGCTGCTGGCCAAGCGCATCAGCAAAGACCGCATGGAGAAGATGCGCGACCGCTTCGAGAAACAGGAATTCTTCGCCCTGATGATCCCTTCGATGCTTCCCCCGCCCACGCCTTTCAAGCTGTTCGTGCTCTCCGCCGGCGTCTTCGAGATGCACGTGACTGCGTTCCTGGGCGCCATCTTCCTGGGGCGCGTGCTGCGCTTCGGGATCCTCTCGGCGCTGGTGCTGGCCTTCGGGCCGCACGTGGTCAGCCTGGTCGGGAGGATGGCGCGCGAGCACCTGCCGGTGACCATCGCCATCGGCGTCGCCGCTATCGTGCTGATTTATGTTCTGTACCGGCTGCTGCGCGCGCCGGTGGTGGAGATGGAGCACGAACTGGAGCAGGCGGAAAAGTAG
- the ligA gene encoding NAD-dependent DNA ligase LigA gives MSAPRDVQKKIDKLRDQIRYHEHRYYVLDDPEISDAEFDRLMQELKRMEAEHPELVTPDSPSQRVGGKPREGFIKVQHSRPMLSLDNAYDEEELRAWDRRVHELSGRKQVEYVCELKLDGLSMALRYEEGKSGRGRSEFVLGLTRGDGAIGEDVTANLRTIRSVPLSIPAATLQKAGLPPTFEVRGEVIMPIAAFGRMNEERERQNLSKFANPRNAAAGAVRVLDPNVTASRRLDLYSYFLLVDGRTCFPEHSRSLEALKIAGFKVNPLWRLAKSIDEVWKLVGELEPKREELGYEIDGVVVKVNDTRLWEELGYTGKAPRWAIAYKYAARAGVTRIEDIVPQVGRTGKLTPVAWLTPVPIGGTTVSRATLHNMDEIERLGVRIGDWVTVERGGDVIPKVVGIVEDKQHPRGARHFKMPERCPECGGHVVRTEGEADHRCVNANCPAKLRESILHFASRSVMNIEGMGDALVNQLCDKKLLKSVADIYSLTKQDLLELERMGEKSAQNVLDEIENSKKLPLERVIYGLGIRFVGERTAEFLAEHFGSIDALMKASVEELQQVNEVGPRIAESIRAFFDEPKNVDLVKRLKAAGLQFEGTKKRRGTQLAGKTFVLTGTLANYSRGQAKKMIEDAGGRVSGSVSKKTDYVVAGDEAGSKLDKARELGVKVIGEKEMLELVGRS, from the coding sequence ATGTCCGCGCCCAGGGACGTGCAGAAGAAGATCGACAAGCTGCGCGACCAGATCCGTTACCACGAGCATCGCTACTACGTCCTCGACGACCCGGAGATCTCCGACGCCGAGTTCGACCGGCTGATGCAGGAGCTCAAGCGGATGGAGGCGGAACACCCCGAACTGGTGACACCCGACTCGCCGAGCCAGCGCGTGGGCGGCAAGCCGCGCGAGGGCTTCATCAAGGTCCAGCACTCGCGCCCCATGCTCTCGCTCGACAACGCTTATGACGAAGAGGAGCTGCGGGCGTGGGACCGTCGCGTCCACGAGCTCAGCGGGCGCAAGCAGGTGGAGTACGTCTGCGAGCTGAAGCTCGACGGTCTTTCCATGGCGCTGCGCTACGAGGAGGGCAAGAGTGGGCGCGGCCGCAGCGAGTTCGTGCTGGGCCTCACCCGTGGCGATGGCGCCATCGGCGAGGACGTGACTGCGAACCTCCGGACCATCCGCTCCGTCCCCCTCTCCATCCCGGCGGCCACGCTGCAGAAGGCGGGGCTGCCGCCCACGTTCGAGGTGCGCGGCGAGGTCATCATGCCGATCGCGGCCTTTGGCCGCATGAACGAGGAGCGCGAGCGGCAGAACCTGTCAAAGTTCGCAAATCCTCGGAACGCTGCCGCCGGCGCGGTGCGCGTGCTCGATCCCAATGTCACTGCCTCGCGGCGGCTGGACCTGTACTCCTATTTCCTGCTGGTGGACGGACGCACCTGCTTCCCGGAACATTCGCGCTCGCTCGAAGCCCTGAAGATCGCGGGCTTCAAAGTCAACCCGCTGTGGCGCCTGGCGAAGAGCATCGACGAGGTCTGGAAGCTGGTCGGAGAGCTGGAGCCGAAGCGCGAGGAGCTCGGCTACGAGATCGACGGGGTCGTGGTCAAGGTCAACGACACGCGCTTGTGGGAGGAGTTGGGCTACACCGGCAAGGCGCCGCGTTGGGCCATCGCCTACAAGTACGCCGCGCGTGCCGGCGTTACCAGGATCGAGGACATCGTTCCCCAGGTGGGACGCACCGGAAAACTCACGCCGGTCGCGTGGCTTACGCCGGTCCCCATCGGCGGCACCACCGTGAGCCGGGCCACACTGCATAACATGGACGAGATCGAGCGCCTGGGCGTGCGCATCGGCGACTGGGTGACGGTGGAGCGCGGGGGCGACGTCATCCCCAAGGTGGTGGGCATCGTCGAGGACAAGCAGCATCCCCGCGGCGCCAGGCACTTCAAGATGCCGGAGCGCTGCCCGGAGTGCGGCGGGCACGTGGTGCGGACCGAAGGCGAGGCCGACCATCGCTGCGTCAACGCCAACTGTCCGGCCAAGCTGCGGGAAAGCATCCTGCACTTCGCCTCGCGCTCGGTGATGAACATCGAGGGTATGGGCGACGCGCTGGTCAACCAGCTCTGCGACAAGAAGCTGCTCAAGAGCGTGGCCGATATCTACTCGCTCACCAAGCAGGACCTGCTGGAACTGGAGCGCATGGGCGAGAAATCGGCGCAGAACGTCCTCGACGAGATCGAGAATTCCAAGAAGCTGCCGCTGGAGCGCGTCATCTACGGGCTGGGCATCCGCTTCGTGGGCGAGCGCACCGCGGAATTCCTGGCTGAGCACTTCGGTTCCATCGACGCGTTAATGAAGGCCAGCGTCGAGGAACTGCAGCAGGTGAACGAGGTCGGGCCGCGCATCGCCGAGAGCATCCGCGCCTTCTTCGACGAGCCTAAGAACGTGGATCTGGTAAAGCGGCTGAAGGCCGCTGGTCTGCAGTTTGAGGGCACGAAGAAACGCCGCGGCACGCAGCTGGCGGGCAAGACCTTCGTCCTGACCGGGACGCTGGCGAACTACTCGCGCGGCCAGGCCAAGAAGATGATCGAGGACGCGGGCGGGCGGGTCTCCGGCTCGGTCAGCAAGAAGACCGATTACGTGGTCGCCGGCGACGAGGCCGGCTCCAAGCTCGACAAGGCGCGCGAGCTCGGGGTCAAGGTCATCGGGGAGAAAGAAATGCTGGAGCTGGTGGGGAGATCGTAG
- a CDS encoding DUF1579 family protein: MKKLFLAVLILGFASLWGFAQEKKADKKGEMKHEHAAMENKGGPPPAAKPGPEITKLIKMFSGSWTAEEKVEPNPMAPKGATGKATATFKPGPGGLSLIEEYDSPHGSMGPFRGHGVTWWDAKAGAFKGTWCDTMMTECMVSSMKWQGDKLVGDPYPMDQGGQKMVMTSAYTDIKPDAITFEMGMGPTTEQAKKEMTIVYKRTGKAAVPAAKKEEMPAKK; encoded by the coding sequence ATGAAGAAGCTGTTTCTCGCAGTCTTGATCTTGGGATTCGCTTCCTTGTGGGGCTTCGCGCAGGAGAAGAAGGCTGACAAGAAGGGCGAGATGAAGCACGAACACGCCGCCATGGAGAACAAGGGCGGTCCGCCGCCGGCGGCAAAACCAGGACCGGAGATCACAAAACTGATCAAGATGTTCTCGGGGAGCTGGACAGCGGAGGAGAAGGTCGAGCCTAATCCGATGGCCCCAAAGGGCGCCACAGGCAAGGCCACGGCAACCTTCAAGCCCGGTCCCGGAGGACTGTCGCTGATCGAGGAATACGATTCGCCGCACGGCTCCATGGGACCGTTCCGCGGCCACGGCGTTACCTGGTGGGATGCCAAGGCCGGCGCATTCAAGGGGACTTGGTGCGACACCATGATGACCGAGTGCATGGTGAGCAGCATGAAGTGGCAGGGCGACAAGCTCGTGGGTGACCCCTATCCGATGGACCAGGGCGGGCAAAAGATGGTGATGACCAGCGCATATACCGACATCAAGCCCGACGCCATCACCTTCGAGATGGGCATGGGGCCCACTACAGAACAGGCCAAGAAAGAGATGACCATCGTCTACAAGCGCACCGGCAAGGCGGCAGTTCCGGCAGCGAAGAAGGAAGAAATGCCGGCGAAGAAATAG
- a CDS encoding metal-dependent hydrolase, which produces MEPITHFLTGACLARAGLNRTTPLATTTLVLAAEAADIDILWLGKGPVFYFGHHRGITHTFVGAPLVAALVLALVYALWRIAQQFAKPGPMGCAGCPPGNAPPERRPRWGMIYLLAVLSGLVHILLDYTNSYGVRPFMPFSYRWYSWDIVNIYDGLIWAALLLGLLVPGLFRLVNEEIGSRKKGPRGRGGAIFALVAIVVLWGGRDYEHRKAIRLMQSTEYEGAEAVRVSAFPYGLSPFKWHGVAETANLFEMVVVDSSGPEIDPQSKARIRYKPEETPATIAAKKTYLGRVYLDWAQYPLTEQEQRPDGTYEVRFYDLRYSYPERGSALRSAVILDKDLHEIEERFGSRVQKVK; this is translated from the coding sequence TTGGAACCGATCACCCACTTCCTGACCGGGGCGTGCCTGGCCCGCGCCGGACTGAACCGCACCACGCCGCTGGCCACCACCACCCTGGTGCTGGCCGCGGAAGCCGCCGACATCGACATCCTCTGGCTCGGCAAGGGGCCGGTCTTCTACTTCGGGCATCACCGCGGCATCACCCACACGTTCGTGGGCGCCCCACTGGTCGCCGCGCTGGTGCTGGCGCTTGTCTACGCCCTATGGAGGATCGCACAACAGTTCGCGAAACCGGGGCCGATGGGCTGTGCCGGATGTCCCCCGGGCAACGCACCGCCGGAGCGCCGGCCACGCTGGGGCATGATCTACCTGCTGGCGGTGCTCTCCGGGCTGGTCCATATCCTGCTCGACTACACCAACAGTTACGGCGTGCGGCCGTTCATGCCCTTCAGCTATCGCTGGTACTCGTGGGACATCGTCAACATCTACGATGGCCTGATCTGGGCGGCGCTGCTGCTGGGCCTGCTGGTGCCGGGATTGTTCCGCCTGGTCAACGAGGAGATCGGGTCGCGCAAGAAAGGCCCGCGCGGTCGCGGCGGGGCCATCTTCGCCCTGGTCGCCATCGTCGTGCTCTGGGGGGGCCGCGACTACGAGCACCGCAAGGCGATCCGACTCATGCAATCGACAGAGTATGAAGGCGCGGAAGCGGTCCGCGTCTCCGCCTTCCCTTACGGGCTCAGCCCCTTCAAGTGGCATGGCGTGGCCGAAACCGCGAATCTGTTCGAAATGGTCGTCGTGGACTCGTCCGGGCCGGAGATCGATCCGCAGAGCAAGGCGCGCATCCGCTACAAGCCGGAAGAGACGCCGGCCACCATCGCCGCCAAGAAAACTTACCTCGGACGCGTGTACCTGGATTGGGCGCAGTATCCCCTGACCGAACAGGAGCAGCGTCCCGACGGCACGTACGAGGTCCGGTTCTACGACCTGCGCTACTCCTATCCCGAGCGCGGAAGCGCGCTGCGTTCCGCGGTCATCCTGGACAAGGACCTGCATGAAATCGAGGAACGGTTCGGGAGCAGAGTGCAGAAAGTGAAATGA
- a CDS encoding DUF6580 family putative transport protein, producing MLAYVLVLAVIVARIVFRPLAFAPVGPALLFFGAYMPRRWMWVPLALLAATDVYLTRSSYGYPFTADILVTWAWYALVLWAGGALLKGRVRPLPVAGVTVAAAVAFFAISNFAVWAVWNMYPKTLGGLAACYVAALPFFRNQFVSDLLFAAVMFAVPLALPALRPAEAKERAA from the coding sequence ATGCTTGCGTACGTTCTTGTGCTCGCGGTGATCGTGGCCCGCATCGTTTTCCGTCCTTTGGCCTTTGCCCCGGTCGGACCGGCGTTGCTGTTCTTTGGCGCCTACATGCCGCGCAGGTGGATGTGGGTCCCGCTGGCCTTGCTGGCCGCCACCGATGTCTATCTCACCCGCAGCAGTTATGGCTATCCGTTCACGGCGGACATCCTGGTGACCTGGGCGTGGTACGCGCTTGTGCTCTGGGCGGGCGGAGCGCTGCTCAAGGGCAGGGTCCGCCCGTTGCCCGTGGCCGGCGTGACCGTGGCCGCCGCGGTGGCGTTCTTCGCGATCAGCAATTTCGCCGTGTGGGCGGTGTGGAACATGTATCCGAAGACGCTGGGTGGCCTGGCCGCGTGCTACGTGGCCGCCCTTCCGTTCTTCCGCAACCAGTTCGTATCCGACCTGCTCTTCGCCGCAGTGATGTTCGCGGTCCCGCTGGCGCTCCCGGCGCTGCGTCCGGCAGAAGCGAAGGAACGCGCCGCCTAG
- a CDS encoding PilZ domain-containing protein: MTSKPARVSTASVAQKALARVAIIGLSHAGGAILADCFKQFGIQSVAVAGDEIGRLSREKFDACVVRLDDEAEPVLEAVRTSRSNFRVVIYGVCKTAQEALRFSRYSVNAVVDWPIERQNALKVVRATHLLVLHEFRRYVRVPIVSEVRVKLETGGEVRGSSLEISGGGMSISGGSGVASGQNATVTFALPEMAEVSIRGLVCWTRPADTAFGFRFDNADESRYHVRQWIDDFISRS, encoded by the coding sequence ATGACCTCCAAGCCGGCACGGGTAAGCACGGCATCGGTCGCGCAGAAGGCGCTGGCGCGGGTGGCCATCATCGGGTTGAGTCACGCCGGCGGCGCGATCCTGGCCGATTGCTTCAAGCAGTTCGGCATCCAGAGCGTGGCCGTGGCTGGCGACGAGATCGGCCGCCTCAGCCGGGAGAAATTCGATGCCTGCGTGGTGCGGTTGGACGACGAGGCGGAGCCCGTCCTGGAAGCAGTGCGGACGTCGCGGTCCAATTTCCGCGTCGTCATCTACGGTGTCTGCAAGACGGCGCAGGAGGCGCTGCGCTTCTCCCGCTATTCGGTCAATGCCGTGGTTGACTGGCCCATCGAGCGGCAGAACGCGCTCAAGGTGGTGCGCGCCACCCATCTGCTGGTCCTCCACGAATTCCGCCGTTACGTGCGCGTGCCCATCGTCTCCGAAGTGCGGGTCAAATTAGAGACCGGCGGGGAGGTGCGCGGGAGTTCCCTGGAGATCAGCGGTGGTGGCATGTCCATCAGCGGCGGCAGCGGCGTGGCCAGCGGCCAGAACGCCACCGTCACCTTCGCGCTCCCCGAGATGGCCGAGGTCAGCATCCGCGGGCTGGTTTGCTGGACCCGCCCCGCCGACACCGCCTTCGGCTTCCGCTTCGATAACGCCGACGAGTCGCGCTACCACGTCCGCCAGTGGATCGACGACTTCATCTCCCGCTCCTGA
- a CDS encoding sensor domain-containing diguanylate cyclase, whose protein sequence is MQKIAILYDASQAVLSTFDLDEVLAKILDILRDYFHLGNAAILLLDRQKQEFYVRAQVEWDPAHKQVRIPLGKGMIGNAGKLKRPIYAADVSKDPRYIANNPATRSELAIPLMVREEVVGVLDCQSDKLDAFDQETIDLLTLFSTQASIALQNAELYTLEQRKASQLEAVNAIARQSTAVLELSELMEKVCRVIVQSFDVDQVAILLKEQDRLAVRAHAGNLTPVMPIGSILPPGAGLCGRALLTGKTVVENDVSVVIGYVPGVKETASEMCIPLIAFGETLGVLALDSATVGAFPEEDVPTLESVADMCATAIQNAHYYERVRQMAYLDGLTGIFNRRFFELRMMQEIERANRYQLSLSVIMMDVDHFKRINDEFGHLLGDEVLKQISRLFEQHLRKPDVLCRFGGEEFAVLLPETNGENARAVAEKLRQIVAGFPFPGIPRPVTFSAGVAEFPRHGRTRDELVQAADAALYSSKQSGGDRVQQAPARASV, encoded by the coding sequence ATGCAAAAGATCGCCATACTCTACGACGCCAGCCAGGCTGTGCTCTCCACCTTCGACCTGGACGAGGTGCTTGCGAAGATCCTGGATATCCTGCGCGACTACTTCCACTTGGGGAACGCCGCCATCCTGCTCCTCGACCGGCAAAAGCAGGAGTTCTACGTGCGTGCCCAGGTGGAGTGGGACCCGGCGCACAAGCAGGTGCGCATTCCGCTGGGCAAAGGGATGATCGGCAACGCCGGGAAGCTGAAGCGGCCGATCTACGCCGCAGACGTCAGCAAGGACCCACGCTACATTGCCAACAATCCCGCCACCCGATCCGAACTGGCCATACCCCTGATGGTGCGCGAGGAAGTCGTGGGTGTCCTGGACTGCCAGAGCGACAAACTCGACGCTTTCGACCAGGAGACCATCGATCTGCTCACCCTGTTCTCCACCCAGGCTTCCATCGCTTTGCAGAATGCCGAGCTCTACACCCTCGAACAGCGCAAGGCGTCGCAATTGGAGGCGGTCAACGCGATCGCGCGGCAATCCACCGCCGTGCTCGAACTCAGCGAGCTGATGGAGAAGGTGTGCCGGGTGATCGTGCAGTCTTTCGACGTGGACCAGGTCGCCATCCTGCTCAAGGAGCAGGACAGGCTTGCGGTGCGGGCCCACGCCGGCAACCTGACCCCGGTCATGCCCATCGGCAGCATCCTTCCCCCGGGAGCCGGGCTGTGCGGGCGCGCCCTGCTGACCGGCAAGACGGTGGTAGAGAACGACGTTTCGGTCGTGATCGGCTATGTGCCGGGGGTGAAGGAGACCGCCTCCGAGATGTGCATCCCGCTCATCGCTTTCGGCGAGACCCTCGGGGTGCTGGCGCTGGACAGCGCCACCGTCGGCGCTTTCCCGGAGGAAGACGTGCCGACCCTGGAATCGGTGGCCGACATGTGCGCCACCGCCATCCAGAACGCCCACTACTACGAGCGGGTCCGCCAGATGGCATATTTGGATGGGCTCACCGGCATTTTTAACCGCCGCTTCTTCGAGCTGCGCATGATGCAGGAGATCGAGCGCGCCAACCGCTATCAGCTGAGCCTGTCGGTCATCATGATGGACGTCGACCACTTCAAGCGCATCAACGACGAGTTCGGCCACCTGCTGGGGGACGAAGTGCTCAAGCAGATCTCGCGCCTGTTCGAGCAGCATCTGCGCAAGCCCGACGTGCTGTGCCGCTTCGGCGGCGAAGAATTCGCCGTGCTGCTGCCGGAGACCAACGGGGAGAACGCCCGGGCCGTGGCGGAGAAACTGCGCCAGATCGTCGCCGGGTTTCCCTTTCCGGGAATCCCGCGGCCGGTGACCTTCAGCGCCGGCGTGGCCGAGTTCCCGCGCCACGGACGGACGCGCGACGAGCTGGTGCAGGCGGCCGATGCCGCCCTCTATTCCTCGAAACAGTCCGGCGGCGACCGTGTCCAGCAGGCCCCGGCCAGGGCCTCGGTGTGA